A stretch of Colletotrichum lupini chromosome 2, complete sequence DNA encodes these proteins:
- a CDS encoding magnesium and cobalt transporter CorA yields MSPDTDSFGAPVSKTISEPDDNARTVRFPSLQIDTRDHAASPTSPTARVRVAAPNDVGAPLTRASTDQNISPMRRRAGTFKPVEDYGDFEMSRPGWQPGSEPGFDPNKSDGGHASMPALRAECDISVFDFSQGNMVQHKFRNEEFVDFLRKPQEPWVQSRWININGLSWDVIQACGKYYKLHKLAIEDIMNTRNRTKADWYANHAFIVMTLQKLVLLLDDDSSSSSSSDDDSDDVASVKTAKSGKGMKKLKRAFTMGGKPRPDPETGRQRAGRPTIVTQGDGSGYGAQLNRNMSELSQLKETAFVRTLQRYHASANEVRTEYMERHSSLMSRGLAVSAEQVAIFLTSDNTVISFFEMSAEDIERPITVRLGDPSTILRQSCDASLVVQAIIDAIIDLAIPLTAVYSDVIGDLELDVLTSPSIKQTRSLYICVSEINKMLTFLNPIDNLVNVLRDHRTELSQDEAARQLRNPASGVIVTPLTHTYLGDVLDHCVIITESMQQIKRSADNLIDLIFNTISANQNESMKQLTIITIIFLPLTFLTGYFGQNFEKFPDIQNPMGIQFFWVIACPVVFCTIIIMMRSWIWAWLESFWQKRKISAERKKQNKKRARRAKRRAKRD; encoded by the exons ATGTCTCCCGATACCGACTCCTTCGGCGCACCAGTGTCCAAGACAATCAGCGAACCCGACGACAACGCGCGCACCGTCCGATTCCCGTCCTTACAAATCGATACCCGCGACCATGCCGCTTCCCCGACCTCGCCCACGGCGCGCGTGCGAGTCGCCGCTCCTAATGATGTCGGCGCACCTCTGACCCGCGCCTCTACCGACCAGAACATATCCCCTATGCGGCGCCGCGCAGGCACCTTCAAGCCGGTAGAAGACTACGGAGACTTTGAGATGTCTCGCCCCGGCTGGCAACCCGGCTCCGAGCCCGGCTTCGATCCCAACAAGTCGGATGGCGGCCACGCTTCCATGCCCGCCCTCCGTGCCGAGTGCGACATCTCTGTCTTCGACTTCAGCCAGGGCAACATGGTTCAACACAAGTTTAGGAATGAAGAGTTTGTCGACTTCCTGCGGAAACCCCAGGAGCCGTGGGTCCAGAGCCGCTGGATCAACATCAACGGCCTCAGCTGGGATGTCATTCAGGCCTGCGGAAAGTACTACAAGCTGCACAAGCTCGCCATCGAAGATATTATGAACACGAGGAACCGCACAAAGGCCGACTGGTACGCCAACCACGCCTTCATCGTCATGACGCTGCAGAAGCTCGTTCTCCTTCTCGACGACGACAGCAGCAGTAGTAGCAGCAGCGACGACGATTCGGACGACGTAGCGAGCGTAAAGACTGCAAAGTCCGGTAAGGGTATGAAGAAGCTGAAGCGCGCCTTTACCATGGGCGGCAAGCCGAGACCAGACCCAGAGACGGGAAGGCAGAGGGCCGGCAGACCGACCATTGTCACGCAGGGCGACGGCAGCGGCTACGGGGCCCAGCTGAACCGCAACATGAGCGAGCTCTCCCAGCTCAAGGAGACAGCCTTTGTCCGCACCCTCCAGCGCTACCACGCCTCGGCCAACGAGGTCCGCACAGAGTACATGGAGCGCCACTCCTCCCTCATGTCGCGCGGCCTCGCCGTCTCCGCCGAGCAGGTCGCCATCTTCCTGACCTCGGACAACACAGTCATCTCCTTCTTCGAGATGTCGGCCGAGGACATTGAGCGCCCCATCACCGTCCGCCTCGGCGATCCCTCCACCATCCTCCGCCAGTCTTGCGACGCCTCCCTCGTCGTCCAGGCCATCATCGACGCCATCATCGACCTCGCCATCCCCCTGACGGCCGTCTACAGCGACGTCATTGGCGACCTCGAGCTCGACGTCCTCACGAGCCCGAGCATCAAGCAGACCCGCAGCCTCTACATCTGCGTCAGCGAGATTAACAAGATGCTCACTTTTCTCAACCCCATCGACAACCTCGTCAACGTCCTGCGCGATCACCGCACTGAGCTGTCACAGGACGAGGCGGCGCGCCAGCTACGCAATCCAGCTAGCGGCGTCATCGTCACGCCGCTCACGCACACGTACCTCGGCGACGTGCTCGATCACTGTGTCATAATCACCGAATCCATGCAGCAGATCAAGCGGTCCGCCGATAACCTGATTGATCTCATCTTCAACACCATCTCGGCGAACCAGAACGAGAGCATGAAGCAGTTGACCATCATTACCATTATATTTCTGCCCCTAACCTTCTTGACTGGGTACTTTGGACAAAACTTTGAAAAGTTTCCGGATATCCAGAACCCAATGGGCATTCAATTCTT CTGGGTCATTGCCTGCCCTGTAGTCTTTTGCACAATCATCATCATGATGCGCTCCTGGATCTGGGCGTGGCTCGAGTCGTTTTGGCAGAAGAGGAAAATCAGCGCCGAGAGAAAGAAGCAGAACAAAAAGAGGGCGCGAAGGGCAAAGAGGAGGGCCAAGAGGGATTAG
- a CDS encoding CFEM domain-containing protein, whose amino-acid sequence MSATRLFFLLACFLGLGSFVAASDISYQGIPSCAMQIKCIFQEIGHSSCPLTDQKCMCNDNVLAGYVQVCVEANCTVMEMLAARNSSLAACGDAPAQQDTVMAWFRAVLFALPTFFIIVRMVNKFLKLSPWGWDDTTIVIAYVCYAEIHPLSFPRQVSLTITKAVLAAFLPAAYLAEQTGAGRDIWALSENQITDFLLLFIIFGMLYMTCLAFIKASIIFLYLRIFPDETFRRILWCTQLFNLLLWIAFIAGTFGSCQPLHFFWHGWKRDMEGKCFNLNAFAMCHGALNVALDAWMLVLPATQVYSLRMQRKQKLGVMLMFSVGVFLTAVSAYRIKALLIFATSYNVTGKSETRDSPSARMSRSAKGSHSASQASRSAADPNERPRLVSYEESSIAHLVGDFNDIDLNNLSDASPMERDPPKTPKNNVVLQKDPVSGGSRSSDGVMSQKGWDE is encoded by the exons ATGTCTGCTACCCGtctcttcttcttgctcGCTTGCTTCCTGGGCCTTGGAAGTTTCGTCGCCGCGTCAGATATCTCGTATCAGGGCATCCCCAGCTGTGCC ATGCAGATCAAATGTATCTTCCAGGAGATCGGCCATTCGTCCTGCCCCTTAACGGATCAAAAATGCATGTGTAACGATAACGTTTTGGCGGGATACGTGCAGGTATGCGTCGAGGCAAATTGCACTGTCATGGAGATGCTCG CGGCACGCAATTCGTCATTGGCTGCCTGTGGTGATGCCCCTGCTCAGCAGGATACCGTCATGGCGTGGTTCAGGGCGGTTCTTTTCGCCCTACCAACCTTTTTCATAATCGTGCGAATGGTGAACAAGTTTCTAAAGCTGTCGCCTTGGGGTTGGGACGACACAACCATCGTCATAGCCTATGTATGTTATGCAGAAATCCACCCTCTCTCATTCCCTCGACAAGTTTCCCTGACAATCACAAAGGCCGTACTAGCAGCTTTCCTGCCAGCAGCATATCTTG CCGAACAAACTGGTGCAGGAAGAGATATATGGGCACTGTCAGAAAACCAAATTACTGATTTTCTTTTG CTATTTATCATATTCGGTATGCTCTATATGACCTGCCTAGCCTTTATCAAGGCCTCGATCATATTTCTATACCTGCGAATCTTCCCCGACGAAACCTTCCGCCGAATACTTTGGTGTACTCAGCTGTTCAACCTTCTTCTTTGGATCGCTTTCATCGCCGGTACTTTCGGCTCTTGTCAGCCCTTGCACTTCTTCTGGCATGGATGGAAAAGAGATATGGAGGGCAAATGCTTCAACTTGAACGCCTTTGCCATGTGCCATGGCGCATTGAACGTGGCTCTGGATGCATGGATGCTAGTACTTCCAGCAACTCAAGTCTATTCGCTGAGAATGCAGCGCAAGCAGAAGCTGGGTGTGATGTTGATGTTCAGCGTAGGAGTTTT TCTCACTGCCGTTAGTGCCTATCGAATCAAGGCCCTTCTCATCTTTGCGACATCATACAACGTCACAGGCAAGTCCGAAACAAGGGACTCACC ATCAGCTAGAATGTCTAGATCAGCAAAGGGTTCACACTCTGCCAGCCAAGCCTCACGATCGGCAGCGGACCCCAATGAACGACCGCGACTCGTGTCTTACGAGGAGTCCTCCATAGCGCATCTAGTCGGAGACTTCAACGATATCGACCTCAATAACCTCAGCGATGCGAGCCCGATGGAGAGAGACCCGCCGAAGACGCCTAAAAACAATGTCGTGTTACAGAAGGATCCTGTATCAGGAGGCTCAAGAAGTAGTGATGGAGTCATGAGCCAGAAGGGCTGGGATGAATGA
- a CDS encoding ribosomal protein S9/S16, whose translation MSSTQTVQCFGKKRTATAVAQCKAGKGLVKVNGKPLSLVQPEILRFKVYEPLLVLGLDKFANIDIRVRVTGGGHTSQIYAIRQAIAKSVVAYYQKFVDEHSKNMLKQALVQFDRTLLVADNRRCEPKKFGGKGARSRFQKSYR comes from the exons ATGTCGTCCACCCAGACCGTCCAGTGCTTCGGCAAGAAGAGAACCGCCACCGCCGTTGCCCAGTGCAAG GCTGGCAAGGGCCTCGTCAAGGTCAACGGCAAGCCCCTCTCGCTTGTCCAGCCTGAGATCCTCCGCTTCAAG GTCTACGAGCCCCTCCTCGTCCTTGGCCTCGACAAGTTCGCCAACATCGACATCCGCGTCCGCGTCACCGGTGGTGGTCACACTTCCCAGATCTACGCCATCCGTCAGGCCATTGCCAAGTCCGTCGTTGCCTACTACCAGAAGTTCGTCGACGAGCACTCCAAGAACATGCTCAAGCAGGCCCTCGTCCAGTTCGACCGTACCCTCCTCGTCGCCGACAACCGCCGGTGCGAGCCCAAGAAGTTCGGTGGTAAGGGTGCCCGCTCCAGATTCCAGAAGTCTTACCGTTAA
- a CDS encoding glycosyl hydrolase family 18 has protein sequence MARGRPLPRAVPPSASTLTSTHTSTLTSTLASSSSSPRRLSFLVFNLLALTAFVQPVMSQGWVNAVYYPNWRVYKGQTPASMPVNAVTHVMYAFIKVNTDGSLKLIDDWADTQIPVDGTKGCLSATAKLKASKPSIRTLVSVGGGTGSAEFPALAANPTARARFAKEIKAFCDKWQLNGVDIDWEHPSDAKQGKDYISLLSDVRQQMPAGKYLITSALPPGQWVLKNIDLRRAASLLDYLNLMCYDLTGPWTDVSGNHAQLLASKTLVSNNPNLKIACADGITYVTSNGFPSRKVLLGIPAYARTFPNAKGPGGSTKGSAEVDYCDMSNDSVDKATVDTTAAAATYIDPKYGFMTFDVPRSVAIKAQYAKSKALGGLFYWTGVGDRKGRQSLVQAGFNELNGIK, from the exons ATGGCCCGAGGACGACCCCTCCCCCGCGCCGTCCCGCCGTCAGCCTCAACATTGACATCAACACACACCTCAACTTTGACCTCGACCTTGGCCTCATCATCGAGCTCACCGAGACGACTGTCCTTTCTGGTCTTCAACCTGCTCGCCCTCACAGCATTCGTCCAACCCGTCATGTCTCAAGGCTGGGTCAACGCCGTCTACTACCCCAATTGGCGGGTTTACAAGGGCCAAACTCCCGCCTCGATGCCCGTCAATGCCGTCACTCACGTCATGTACGCCTTTATCAAAGTCAACACGGACGGATCACTGAAGCTCATTGACGACTGGGCCGATACCCAGATCCCAGTCGACGGCACAAAGGGCTGTCTCTCGGCCACAGCCAAGCTCAAGGCCTCGAAGCCGAGCATCCGCACCCTTGTGTCCGTCGGCGGTGGCACGGGCAGCGCCGAGTTCCCGGCCCTGGCCGCCAATCCTACCGCGCGCGCTCGTTTTGCCAAGGAGATCAAGGCCTTTTGCGACAAGTGGCAGCTCAACGGCGTTGATA TTGACTGGGAACACCCAAGCGACGCCAAGCAGGGCAAAGACTACATCAGCCTCCTCAGTGACGTCCGCCAACAGATGCCAGCGGGCAAGTACCTCATCACATCAGCCCTCCCGCCGGGCCAATGGGTGCTCAAGAATATCGACCTTAGACGAGCCGCCTCTCTCCTTGACTACCTGAACTTAATGTGCTACGACCTCACAGGACCCTGGACCGACGTCTCGGGCAACCACGCGCAGCTCCTGGCCTCCAAGACGCTGGTGAGCAACAACCCGAACCTCAAGATCGCCTGCGCCGACGGCATCACCTACGTCACGAGCAACGGGTTCCCGAGCCGTAAAGTGCTGCTCGGGATCCCGGCGTACGCGCGCACCTTTCCTAATGCGAAAGGGCCGGGCGGATCGACAAAGGGGTCTGCTGAGGTTGATTACTGCGACATGTCGAATGATAGTGTAGATAAGGCAACTGTGGATACGACTGCGGCCGCTGCCACTTATATTGATCCCAAGTACGGGTTCATGACCTTTGATGTGCCGAGATCTGTGGCCATCAAGGCCCAGTATGCGAAGAGCAAGGCTCTTGGTGGGTTATTCTACTGGACTGGCGTAGGAGACCGGAAGGGGAGGCAAAGTCTGGTCCAGGCTGGGTTTAATGAACTGAACGGCATCAAATGA